ATGGTGCCTACGTTGCTGTGTACAGCATTGCTCATGCCCTCCAGGATCTGATCTCCTGTGATGTTAGAGAAGGGCCTTTTGGGAATGGGACATGTGCTGAGATCTGGGATTTCCAGCCATGGCAGGTAAGAAGCCAAAcacaggggtagctaggtggtgcagtgagtagaatactgggcctggagtcaggaggacctgagtttaaatctggcctcactcagacaattgacacatgtactagctatgtgaccttgggcaaatcatttaaccccagttgccctgccaaaaagcaaaaaaagaagctAAATACATTTACAATGACATAGACACAAAGAATAATGAGTATAGTCTTATAGGTACTTAGTTATATACATGTTCTTTTCCGTGGTTAtaacataaattccttgaggacagggactgtttttgcctctggtgtttagcacacagtgcctggcacactgtaagcTTTTAACACATTTTTGTTGACTGACATATAGTAGCAGGTTAAGGAGAATGGGCTGCCAGGAGAGCTAATAAGTACTTTTGTTCTCAAATGTAGTCCTTGGCTTAAGCGtattcacaatttttaaaagaatctggAAGTTGTGTGACATTTCATAGATCATTGAATCCAACTCCATAACCCATAAGGTTTCGTTTCTACAATATGATTCTCAAGTGGCCATCTTACCCCTTACTTGGCATTTCCAATGTGGCAAACATGGAGAAAatcccttttcattttgggacaATTATCACTAACGATCTGAAAGGTATTTCTTATATTCAACCCAATCTATCTAATCTGCAATAAACAATTGAAGCTCAGAGCCAATGGTTTTAAGAGTTTTTATATGGAAGGCAGCGTTAGCCAAGGCTCTCTCAAATTCTTGATGTGAGAATGAGCTCACAAGCTCAGATTGAATGATAACTTTGAGAGAGGggattctattcaattcaaccaagatttattggcctgaagtcaggaagactgattttcctgagttcaaatccagcctcagacacttattaagtgtgtgaccatgggctaatcacttaagcttgtttgcctcagtttccttatctgtaaaatgaactggagaagaaatgacaaaccactccagtatctttgccaagaaaatctcaaatggagtcatgagttggacatgactaaaatatgACTCAGcaacatcatatacaagtcaccATGTAAAGTTTGTGTGGATGGGAAATTCAGTATTTCTGAAATAAGGAGTTTAACTTCAGTTCATGAACCAGGCCTTATGAAGATCTGTATAAAAAGGGTAGAATTCAGCTGACCTCAGATGCTATGTACAACTGATCTGAAGAAATGTGTCTTCTTAAATTCCCTGCTTCTCTTGAAGAGGACTGATATGCTTTGAGCCACCTAGCTTTGCAGCCTAGGAGATACCCACTACTCTTCGCTCTCCTTCACCTTCCATCTCTCATATCCAGTGAAGTGTCACATGTTATCATTTCTGTACATCTTTTGCATTTCTTCCAATTTTAATCCAGACCCATATAatttcttgcctagactattgcaatagcctttaATTGCTTTCCTTGTCAAGTATCTCCCTTCTTAAATTCATGCTCTTCACTACTTGCTTAAGTGATATTCCCAAAGCGTGGATTTGATTATGTTACTCTTCTACTcaagaagctccagtggctccctattatatcaataataaaatataaactggcCTATTTGgccttaaattgtttttacaatctGACTCTCAcatacctttccaggcttatcccAGTCTCCTCTTCTTCACACATTCTTTGGGTTAGCCAAATTGGTCTACTTGCTCATTGCTCTTTGTACATAACATACCTTTCCAATTCTGTGCCTTTGACACAggttgtttcccatgcctggaatgcaatcTAGTCTCATCCCCAGCCCTTAGAGCCCACTGCTATTTTCTagattcagctcaagcatcaTCTCCTAACTAAAGCTTTTCCCAATCTCCCAGCTGCTGGTGCCCTCTTGAAAttagtttgcttttattttgcatatattttatattttcctttatttatatcTACACTGTTTCCCCTTACAGAATAGAAGCTCCATAAGGGTGGGcacactttcatttttatctttttatccctgGAATCACATACTGTGCCAGGTACACGGTGATAggactagatctatgattttaatGGTATGGGGAACTTCTAGATGAGGAATCTCCCAGACCATTGCAGACTGGCACTTTCTCTTTCAATTATAGTGGGTTACGTGAGGGGTAttgaaaatttaagtgatttgtctaaagtcacatagctagcatgtatCAGAGGTGGAGTGTgaagccaggttttcctggctttggaGCCAACTCTCCAGTCCCTACATCAAGCTGTTTCTCACCTGGCACATCATAACCACTTCAATGTTTATCGATAAATGGATTGCCTCTTATTCTCCAAGATGCATGaactgagaaaattatatttcctcTGTGCATGTACAGCAACAGAAGACCAAGTCAGAGAGCTAACATAAGTATTAATTATCAAGCTCAGTTCAGGGAAGATGAGCAAAGTGACCAGAGTTCCATCTTAATATCTTAGGGTAGGTGAAGGCTGAAGCCTAATAATGATCTACCTTTCCCCTGGCAGATCAAGtaatgtatgattttttttgtcactAGCTTTTGTACTATATCAAGAAGGTTCGATTCTGGGTCCATCATGAGAAAGAAGTTGTTTTCGATGCCAATGGAGATTCCCCCACTGTGTATGAAATTCTAAATGGGCAAGAGACTCCccaaaaatcattttccttggTGAATATCGGTGCTGTTGATACCACAAGCCCATCAGGAAAAGAACTGAGTATCAATAAAAGTTCCATCATTTGGAGAGGAGGCCAGTCACAGGTGATGCACTGCATGTGGAAAGAATGACCTTGACAACTGTAAACAAGAATGAGTAAGAGTGTTTTGAGTGTCTACTATGTTTAAGACATTGTGTTAGGTCCTGGGGACACAGACACAAAGAATTAGtcaatccctactttcaaggagcctacattccaATGGAGGAAAGTATATATctggaataaatacaaatatacacaagaaGTTAAAATCCAAGTAGTTAGGAATAGAGACCAAGCAGTTAGAATCAAGataggcttcatgcagaaggtggtgaCTGAACTTTGTCCTGAATGAATGGTGGGATTCTTTGatgtgaaggtgaggagggagaacattccagacattaAGATGACCTATGCAAAGGCATAATAATGGGAGACAGTGTTACATGTaaatcacaggatataaaacCTGTAACTCATGAAAATGTCCATTGACATTttcaaaacagagaaattaagagatttcCCTACATATTACATAAGAATATCTACAGGATATAAGTTTTTGGAATATTGAGTTAGCTTTAAGTTCTGTCTGTGAGCTCCTCAGTGGACACATATGTGAAAACTGCTAATGCTAGGCTCAGACTTATGCTCATTCCATGGGGCCACTCTGCTTGCTTTGTACAGTAACATTTCTGTAGATGAATGCAATAAATGCCCTGAAAAAATAATTCAGACATCACTTGTGGACCATTATTCTGATTAAACTAAATCAGaagaaatttttttcccaaagcaAAATTGAAGGATACAATGATCTCTGCGCTCTGTTcttcactattttctctttgtgttcTTAGGCTCCTCGTTCTGTCTGCAGTGAGAGCTGCCTTCCTGGATCCAGTCAGATTCCACGTCAAGGCTGGCCCCATTGCTGCTTTGACTGTATACCCTGTCCAAGGGGTTACATTGCAAAGAAGAGAGGTGAGGTATTTGCAGGGATGAATCTGTCTCTCATCTATTAACTGTAAAATCCAGTTAAATTCActcttgtcattttcctttgtagAGGATCCCCTTCCGTCATAGATAATGACTGAGGcactgtacatacatatatacatatgtgtgtatacacatacacacaaattatatgtgtgtgtgtctttgtgtattTGTAGTGCTAGTGGCATGCCCCTGCCCCAAAATATAGTCATTTAAGAATAGTCCAGAGTGTTCTGTGGGCCCACAGTCAGCAAAACAATAGGTTATGAGCCTCCACCTCAGTGTCTATTTTTCTCTAATCAGTCTGAGCAAAAAATCTATGCATTTCAAAGATATTAAGTTGAATATCTCAGTAAGATGATTTGTAATAGAACAGCTCCCCCATGTCACTAAGCACTTCAGATACATAACACCAACAGTGTGAAGAGTGAAGGCTTATAGGAATCACATGTGAGGGGCTCACACATAAGGAATGTATGTAGAGGGGCATTTGCACTGATGTCTTCTGGTGATGTCATCATGCTCTTCCTCACTGGGTGCCACACCTTGACTGGATTGGACCTGATGCTCACTGAGGATGGTGTCACTGATTAGGTTACTCCCCTGGGTGTGCTGCTTCCTACATATTTTCTCTGTGTTACTTTCCTAGTCTTGTTGTCTCTACTTGACTTTATTCCCTGTTGCTGTTTTCTGGATCATCCAAGCTATTTCAAGGCATAATAATGTCTGCTAGGACATAAAGTTTGGGACCCCTGTCTGGAATTGGCTGGTTGACAGCTCTTTGGTCACATCTACCTACCAGAAGCCAGGCAGTGCACCCCAAAAGAAGGTTACACCTGCCATTTTCAGAGTGAAGATCAAAGATTTCCACTACCAATAACTTACCTACTAATCTGAGGATTATGacattcttaaatatttttgaaattatttctcAGCTACAAATGAATTTGAGGAAGAACAAAATGAAGTCTAAGGAGACAAGACCATTGCTGTTCAAAAACCAAGCCCAGATTCCTTTATTATCAGGTTTTGTGCTGTATGTTGGCTAGAGAAAAACTCACTGtccataaattttttttgtccttaaaCATTTTTGAGGTAGAAGAATGATGTTCTACCAAAGCAAATGTATATAGTAGAAGCCTCATCAGTTGTATGTAGTGGACAAAGTCAAACCTTCAATGTAAGAGAAAAATGTTACTGCACGGTACTCACATGGTAGATTAGTGTGAGCTGACAGGGCCTTTTTACATTCCCCAGTGACTGATGCATAGTTTGACAACAACTTGTCTAAAATTTATTTGAGTGCTTTAGTGTGCTATAAGTTCAGTAGGAGTTAACAGTATGATATGATAGCCATCCAAAGATAATATAATCTTGGATAACCTTCGTTCAGTCTAAATAATCATGTATgaagtgcctcctatgtgtcaagaactgtgctaaaatctggggatacaaagaaaggcaaaacccagCCCCTGCTCTTGAGGGGATCACAATCTAATGAAACATAATTTCAATTACCAAAAAGATGGTAATAGTCCCACTGTACTTTTGTCTCAATCAGACCATCTTTggagtcttagttcagttttaggTGCCACATTTCAGGAAGGTCATTGATGAGCTTGAGACTATcaagaggagggcaaccagaagGATGAAGAAATTTAAGTCCAGGCTATGTAAGAATCATTTAAAGGACTAGGGATTCTTACTTAAGAGGAGAGAATAAGAGGCCTTAATAACTGTCTTTAAGAATTTTAAGTACTGTTTCATGGAGGATGGGTTAGATTTGCTCTCTTTGGACTCATAAGGCAGAGTTATGGGTAATGAATAGTGGTTGCAAAGAGGGAAATTTAATTTTGATGTCTAGGGAAAAATATTCCCTAACACCCAAAAAATGGAATGGAACACTTGTAGAGGTAGTGAGTCCTTCCCTCCTTGGAAGTCTTTAAACAGACTAtgtgaccacttgtcagatatgtTGTAGTGTTGGAATCTCTTTTTAAGATATGAGTTGGACTTGGTGGCAACTGAGTtctcttccagtcctaaatcttaTTAATTTTCAACCAAGTGGGATGCCAACTCTTTACTGAGATCCCCAGTAAAGGTCAATTTTTCTTTGGGCTGCTTTAAAATTTGTACAATTACTGGCAACAACTTACCCTTAGAGTCACACTCCAGGCAAAGGAGAAGGGTAACTTCTTGTGGACTTAGGGATGGCACTGTCAGGGATAGAACTGGGATGGGGTTGTGGGGAAGAGACTAATGACTTGATAGTGTCACCAATCCAGCTGATGTAATTATTCCATGGCAAATATTGGACAACTATGTATATGAATCACTGAAATGATTCCTTTCTTAGATATGGAGCAATGTGAAAAGTGCCCTGAGGATCAGTACTCAAACAATCACAGGAATCACTGCGTTCCCAAGGCCGAGGTCTTCCTGGCCTATGAAGAGCCCATGGGCATGGCTATGACATGTGctgctctttccttctcacttctTACCATTTTCATTCTTGGAGTCTTTGTAAAGCACCGAAGCTCTCCTATAGTCAGAGCCAACAATGAAGTTCTAAGTTATATTCTTCTTATCTCCCTTGctctctgcttcctctcctccttgctcttcctaaGTCATCCAACTAAAGTCACCTGCCTCCTTCGACAAAccatttttggctttgtattcaCAGTGGCAGTTTCCTCCATTTTTTCCAAAACCATCACTGTGATTTTTGCCTTCCAGGCTACAAGACCAGGGAGCACAATTAGGAGGTGGATGAGACCCCGAATATTGAACTCTCTGGtctttatgttttcttccatcCAACTTACTATTTGTGCTATTTGGCTGGGAACATCTCCCCCTTTCCCAGCTGCAGACACCCATTCTCAGCTGGGGTACATCATCATTGAGTGCAATGAGGGCTCTGTCATTGCCTTCTACTGTGTTCTGGGCTACTTGGGCTTCCTGGCCCTTGGGAGCTTCATTGTAGCCTTCTTGGCCAGGAACCTTCCTGACACCTACAATGAAGCCAGGTTCATCACCTTCAGCATGCTGGTGTTCTGCAGTGTTTggatctccttcctccccacctaccAGAGCACCAAAGGGAAGGCTGTGGTGGCTGTAGAAATCTTCTCCATTTTGGCCTCCAGTGCTGGGCTACTGGGATGCATCTTTGTACCCAAATGTTACATGATTCTCTTTAGGCTCAATGGCCACACACATAAATGGTTAAAGAGATCACCAGGTGGCACCAAAGAGATCCATTTGCATACTCCTCCTTCAGCATCTTACTCTTCTGCTTCATCTAGGGTTGGCAGGAAGCCAATTAAGTGAAAAACATCATAGTATCCACTTAGATGAAGACAAACCTACTGCCTGAAGGAATTCCTGACAACCAAAGGTACAGCAGCACAAGTGGTGCTGTTagattttgacttacaaattaAGTCTAGTATCTTTATTAAAGCTGCTGAGATCACCCTCAAACATACAACAGCTCCAATTCAGTGCTCACAAGGTGCTGCAAAAAAAGATAATAGATGTTTCTGATATTAAGCATGAATTGACTGGGATTGATATTGCCTGGAGATACTTGACGCTTGACTCAAGGTTACCTTCATGCATCTTAGACCATTGTTTCTTGAACTCTCTCTCCTTAGTCAGTTGAGCCGTTAGGTTCCCCAAGTGGCTATCTTACCACAAAAGAAGCATGAGTAAAGAGGCCTGGGATCAAATCCAAAAAAAGGCTGcatgacctttggcaaattaACATTTCAGTGCCTTTGTTTATCATTTTAACAATAAGATTAGTACTATAGACAGTTCTTGTTTTACATAAATTCACATTACAGAAATTCaactttatgtaaagaattctgaaagaaatccacattccaaaAAACCACCTATATTAACTTTACTGCACTGTACTCTCTCTGCTCCTGCCCCATAGCTAGGCCTTCCATGGCCTCTCCCTCTCAAACCTAAAAAAGCCCTCCAAGTGAAATCAGAAGAACAGACTGAAGGAAAGACCACTGTCCCCTTGGAGATTTGGCTTGAGACTTCCTAAATTCCAGCTGAGAGGAGACCTTTGCCATCCTCTGGAAGTGGCACTGGTCCTCTTCTGTCCTGTCTGTGTCTGGCCTCCACATATCtggccccttccctctcctttctccccaccatGGTCTCTCTCTCAGTTTGGGCCAGATTCCCTATAGCCCAACCCCTCTCCCATACTGCCTTCCCCTACCCCATTCCATGTTCCTTCTTCTGCTCTCACGTCTCTGTCCCCAGCCCCCAGGTATCCTTGAACCTCATGCCCACCCCGTCTCTCCACTGGCACGTGACCCTCTTCCTGTGTCCCTCCTTCCCTTACCCACATCCATAGGTAAATTTGCCTTATGTAGAGATCTGTGGAATTGTCTGCTTATGTAAACTGAGACCTGTCTGTACTAGTCCTTGAACAGGATGTGAATTAAAACTATCTACCACCTTTCATCTCCCTACCTGTGTTACTGAGGGCTtcttccaccccacctccacccccatgtgGGGGTCTAGACCCATCAGGCCAGCAATCTCTATCCACAGTTCTGAGGAttaaaagagaggcaaaagacaatccacAACCTGAAGGAACTCTCAGTCTAATGGGTAAGATTTTCTGGTTGGTCACTTGAGTAAAATGAAAGCTGGCTGAGGGCACATATCTTAAATATCTAGAATAAGATTCATTGAAGGGCATCTGAAGTCACAAATAACTGGGTCATGGATGTTAAGGAAAAGAATATGTCTGCTGCTTGCAAACAGATACTCCTTCAGTGCTTCTTTAAGGTTACAACAAGGCTtagaaatggggcagctaggtggctcaatgagtagaatgccaggcctgcagtcaggaagactcatcttcctgagttcagatctggcttcagacactaattGTGTGTGAGAAGCGTGCTCACTCTAGAAAGAACAACACACGTTCTGAAGCCAGGAAAAGCTCTTATTTTATATTCCTAGTGAATGGGTAACTTCCTAGTGGAGTATACTTGCCCAGACAAATGCAAAGCCATTTATGCCCTATGGCTATTTATGTTTCCAATTTGAATTTCCCCCTTTGCTCTCCATTAGCTAGATGCAACCTCCtgaaccccccctcccccccgcttCATGTTCTCCTCCTTGATATGTTCCCCCCTCCTTAGTCATGTATTACATGTGCATTCAAATTAGCTTGCTCTGCCCTGGGAATATGTTAGAAAATATTAAACAGCTtgttaagcatgtgtacaagcttctgaccttttaccTAACCAggagcctggttctgctaggtcacagcttcAGTTAGAACCAGTTacctctgacttacatcctgTTATCACTCAAAACTGGGAGTAGCTCTAATCTTGTGGAagcagaattccttcttttgtttctcacaattcctcctcttttctttcattcaaacTCTTTCTACATCTTTCTTACATCTAGTTAATAATTTCTCCACCCACTTTCTCATATGAATTCTTTCCCTCACCTATCTCCcctttaagtgagataataaatatgagaaaggagaagggggataGGTTGAttgacacattgacaaatcaaagcaggcagtcccctttgtaaatacagatacagagacccaaaaaaaacacaataatttaacaatcagttgtccctttaagattcagaaGTCTTCTCTCATACAGCTGTCTGGTGGGGAATATCATCTGATGAAGTTTTCTGGTCCAGCACAACATCACAGCATCACAGCCTCTACTTGTCATCTGCTTTCTtgtgtccattctcctacaaaattgATCTTGACACAATTTTAAACTACCATTCAACCCTTATACCCTTATTGTTCTTATAAAATCAGAATTGGAACCTTGGCCAGTTGTCACATTCAAGATACATTAGAACCAACtttttatactttacattaacccATTATTCATTCCCCTTCAGGAGGACTGAGATTCCCTTAAGGAATAAATACactaaataatcaatttttaacataGTACATATCAAGTCATAAAACATTCTAACTTCTGCTCATGTTATGCTTCTTTTAGAccacaaaccattcttctttTTAACATTAGTTGTAACAAAACTGAGACAAGTATGATATTAACTAGGTAACAGAATAATATCCTGATTTTGTAatcccttgacctaattgtctccatgcCATTATGAAGAATTAAAGGACCTTGACTTATacaagaatacacacacacacgcacacgcatacacacacataacagAGATTAAGTCTAAGTAGTTAGATGCTGTTAGGGCTAAAATACTAAGCCAAATAGCTCAATCTTATACTTACACCTTACTATAGTAACTTCAGATGTTTTAATACcaatctattatttatttaatttaatttatttattatttaatagattcGGTATTATACTTACAAAacttttgattatagaaattttccATAAAAAGAGTAAGGATATAACTAAAGCAAGGGACCAACATTTCCCTGACTTCATGTCAATTCCAGGCAGAAGTTGTGTAGACTGCCAACTGCATTGAGCTGGGATTAAAGTCTTCTAGGTGTCATAGTGGGGAAATTGAGTCAGGAGAATGCTACCTCAGCTTATGCAGAACGGTAATTTCCCCAACCTTCCTATGAGATCACCCTCTGCAGTTCATACCCCTCAGGACTGCTGACATCATGGATCAGTGGCCCAAAAGCATTTCTTGATATCCATACCTGGAGTCAGACTCAGAAtaagtcagttaacagtcccataagGTCTTGAATAGCAAGATCCAGTAATCAGTTTCAGATATGACTATAATATCACATTGGTTAGGGAACATCTTTAAAGTGGGCCTTAAATAGCTGGCATTTCCACACTTGTTTTAGGTCCTGATTAAGTaacaacataaaatcaaatttcccatttctttgcATGAAACCTTCTAGGTCTTCGGGTACCACAGCTTCACAATAGTAACAAACTTTGAATAAAATTAACTTTTCCATCAATGCAAAAGTATTCCACAAGTTACCTCCCTATAAGAAAATTGCCCTTaaattcttttcccccaaactgaaGATGTTTTTGATTTAGCTTAAGTAATTAATTCAGTCATTTGTACTAATACCCAATTATTATTACatcattttgaaacatttaaggaccttattccataCAGACATACACCTTTATTACTTTTCCCTTTAATTATTCCCGTAACATTCAGAAAGAATGTTCTATTCCAgggattttattctttattacaacTTTAGGAAAGCAAGTTTACCCAAGTTTTAAGGCCAGCTGCTTTCTAACTTCATACTGCTTGGGTAATGCTTCCAGGctttccagccccaggggcccAGGGTCATTACCTATGGGGCCCCCAGGGTAGCTGttgctccttcccctcccttccctcctttcaccTGGAGGGGGAAGGTAAAGCTCTCTCTCTTATCTTGACTAAAGAGGAgggaatgggggaaagggaatgaggagATTGTAGTGATGGTGTTTCAAAAACTCCTTACTCAATCTCAAAACTTCCAGAGAATGCTAAGAAGCCTTTAGCCAACCCAGCATTTTCACCTCTACTCAAAAATTTAGAATGGGGCTTTGAATGAGACTAGCGTCCTTTCTTAGGGTACTTAAAGCAGGAACTAATGACTTTGTTTCTCTGAAAGCACCGCTTTAAGGCTGATCCAAGGACACTGATGAGGATACAAACAGTGCTCCAAGTGTTAAAACTGTCCCTTTTCCTAGTTTATTCTTTAACCTGAAGGCATCCCAAAGTCTCTTCCCTTTACCTTGAAATACCATAGAACATCCCCCTTACCCTGGACCATAAAATTCCGTGTCTCTCCTATTTTTTATCTCCTATCCTGTCATCCATCTTCAATCCCCATAAAACCTCTAGCATAACTGCTCAAATATCAGGGTCTCACCCAGAGACTCAGAAAATTCATGGTAGGTTTGAATATAGTTGTCATCACTATCAAATTAGCGCAATAAATTAGGTTACAGATAGAAATT
This Trichosurus vulpecula isolate mTriVul1 chromosome 2, mTriVul1.pri, whole genome shotgun sequence DNA region includes the following protein-coding sequences:
- the LOC118836069 gene encoding extracellular calcium-sensing receptor-like; translation: MARWLGLYKFPQVSYASSVVSLSDKTQFPSFLRIIPNDRSWSHGVALVLQYFGWTWVGIVAQDDDFGNQASYLLSDELKKAGICREFLMNIATPKFHENFQYVVHMMGTVSAKAIVVVLNSFSFSLMLKCLSRRDVTGKIWIRRNIDESDIALACPNISQTLAVSRQRGKIPGFSEFLGHVHVDETLENDYIKTFWEKIFDCKWPTRGLACLSNRTELEGSKFCTGKEHLQGQTTSSLTSSTLSETYGAYVAVYSIAHALQDLISCDVREGPFGNGTCAEIWDFQPWQLLYYIKKVRFWVHHEKEVVFDANGDSPTVYEILNGQETPQKSFSLVNIGAVDTTSPSGKELSINKSSIIWRGGQSQAPRSVCSESCLPGSSQIPRQGWPHCCFDCIPCPRGYIAKKRDMEQCEKCPEDQYSNNHRNHCVPKAEVFLAYEEPMGMAMTCAALSFSLLTIFILGVFVKHRSSPIVRANNEVLSYILLISLALCFLSSLLFLSHPTKVTCLLRQTIFGFVFTVAVSSIFSKTITVIFAFQATRPGSTIRRWMRPRILNSLVFMFSSIQLTICAIWLGTSPPFPAADTHSQLGYIIIECNEGSVIAFYCVLGYLGFLALGSFIVAFLARNLPDTYNEARFITFSMLVFCSVWISFLPTYQSTKGKAVVAVEIFSILASSAGLLGCIFVPKCYMILFRLNGHTHKWLKRSPGGTKEIHLHTPPSASYSSASSRVGRKPIK